Proteins from a genomic interval of Helicobacter pylori Shi112:
- the recG gene encoding ATP-dependent DNA helicase RecG: protein MQETANLLKTLNVKSLLEALLVYTPKGYKDLNLLKHFELGLSGVLEVDILDKRNYAKVLKIFAYSKRFYKNLELVFFNYSAFHHNQFKTGESLFIYGKLEQSSFNQAYIINTPKVLTEFGKISLIFKKVKNHKKIQENLQKLISLENLKKEGIKENIAHLLLEIFFPTPHFVKDFETHKNFSSQHLNALKYIEMLFYMKNLERKKLQFNAKIACPNNSERLKAFIASLPFQLTNDQQNAIKEIQSDLASPIACKRLIIGDVGCGKTMVILASMVLAYPNKTLLMAPTSILAKQLYNEALKFLPPYFEVELLLGGSHKKRSNHLFETITHVVIGTQALLFDKRDLNEFALVITDEQHRFGTKQRYQLEKMASSKGNKPHSLQFSATPIPRTLALAKSAFVKTTMIREIPYPKEIETLVLHKRDFKIVMEKISEEIAKNHQVIVVYPLVNESEKIPYLSLSEGASFWQKRFKKVYTTSGQDKNKEEVIEEFRESGSILLATTLIEVGISLPRLSVMVILAPERLGLATLHQLRGRVSRNGLKGYCFLCTIQEENERLEKFADELDGFKIAELDLEYRKSGDLLQGGEQSGNSFEYIDLAKDENIIAEVKRDFLRSVSRGTFES from the coding sequence TTGCAAGAAACAGCTAATTTATTAAAAACATTGAATGTGAAATCGCTCTTAGAAGCCTTGCTTGTTTATACGCCCAAAGGCTATAAAGATTTAAATCTGTTAAAACATTTTGAACTGGGCTTGAGTGGCGTTTTAGAAGTGGATATTTTAGATAAAAGAAACTACGCCAAAGTTTTAAAGATTTTTGCCTATTCCAAACGATTTTACAAAAATTTAGAGCTTGTTTTTTTCAATTACAGCGCATTCCATCACAACCAGTTTAAAACCGGCGAGAGTTTGTTCATTTATGGTAAATTAGAGCAAAGCTCTTTTAATCAGGCTTATATCATTAACACGCCTAAAGTCCTTACCGAATTTGGAAAAATTTCTTTAATTTTTAAAAAAGTTAAAAATCATAAAAAAATACAAGAAAATTTACAAAAACTCATTTCATTAGAGAATTTAAAAAAGGAAGGCATTAAAGAGAATATCGCGCATTTATTGTTAGAAATCTTTTTCCCCACGCCGCATTTTGTCAAGGATTTTGAAACTCATAAAAATTTTTCTTCACAACATTTAAACGCATTAAAATACATTGAAATGCTTTTTTATATGAAAAATTTAGAGCGCAAAAAATTGCAATTCAATGCTAAAATCGCATGCCCCAATAACAGCGAGCGCTTGAAAGCGTTTATTGCTTCTTTACCCTTTCAACTCACCAACGACCAACAAAACGCCATTAAAGAAATCCAAAGCGATCTTGCTAGCCCTATAGCGTGCAAGCGTTTGATTATAGGCGATGTGGGGTGCGGGAAAACGATGGTGATTTTAGCGAGCATGGTATTAGCTTACCCTAATAAAACCCTTTTAATGGCGCCCACTTCCATTCTCGCTAAACAGCTTTATAACGAAGCCTTAAAATTTTTACCCCCTTATTTTGAAGTGGAATTACTGCTTGGCGGGAGCCACAAGAAGCGATCCAATCATTTGTTTGAAACAATCACGCATGTGGTTATAGGCACGCAAGCGTTGTTGTTTGATAAGCGCGATTTGAATGAATTCGCTCTAGTGATCACTGATGAGCAGCACCGATTTGGCACAAAGCAACGCTACCAATTAGAAAAAATGGCAAGCAGTAAGGGCAATAAACCCCATTCCTTGCAATTTTCCGCTACCCCCATTCCTCGCACGCTTGCCCTAGCCAAAAGCGCGTTCGTGAAAACGACCATGATTAGAGAAATCCCTTATCCTAAAGAGATTGAAACTTTAGTTTTGCATAAAAGAGATTTTAAAATAGTGATGGAAAAAATCAGCGAAGAAATCGCTAAAAACCATCAAGTCATTGTCGTCTATCCGCTGGTGAATGAAAGCGAAAAAATCCCGTATTTATCGCTCAGTGAGGGGGCGAGTTTTTGGCAAAAACGCTTTAAAAAGGTTTATACCACTTCAGGGCAGGATAAAAATAAAGAAGAAGTGATTGAAGAATTTAGAGAGTCCGGGAGCATTCTTTTAGCGACTACGCTCATTGAGGTGGGCATTTCTTTACCACGATTGAGCGTGATGGTGATTTTAGCGCCCGAAAGGTTAGGCTTAGCGACTTTACACCAGTTAAGAGGGCGCGTTTCTCGTAACGGATTGAAAGGCTATTGTTTTTTATGCACGATCCAAGAAGAAAACGAACGATTAGAAAAATTTGCTGATGAATTAGACGGCTTTAAAATCGCTGAATTGGATTTAGAATACAGAAAAAGCGGGGACTTGCTCCAGGGCGGGGAGCAGAGCGGGAATAGTTTTGAATACATTGACTTAGCCAAAGATGAAAACATTATCGCTGAAGTGAAACGGGATTTTTTGAGAAGCGTTTCACGGGGAACATTTGAAAGTTAA
- the thyX gene encoding FAD-dependent thymidylate synthase yields MEVICKHYTPLDIASQAIRTCWQSFEYSDGGGSKDKELIHRVGNIFRHSSTLEHLYYNFEIKGLSRGALQELSRHRIASLSVKSSRYTLRELKEVESFLPLNETNLERAKEFLVFVGNEKVDAMSVLALENLRVLLSEHNIKNDLAKYAMPESYKTHLAYSINARSLQNLLTLRSSNKALKEMQDLAKALFDALPCEHQYLFEDCLKH; encoded by the coding sequence ATGGAAGTGATTTGTAAGCACTACACCCCTTTAGACATTGCAAGCCAAGCGATCCGCACTTGCTGGCAGAGCTTTGAATACAGCGATGGTGGAGGCTCTAAAGATAAGGAATTGATCCACAGAGTGGGGAATATTTTTAGGCATTCTTCCACTTTAGAGCATCTTTATTACAATTTTGAAATCAAGGGTTTGAGCAGGGGAGCGTTGCAAGAATTGAGCCGGCACCGCATAGCGAGCTTGAGCGTGAAATCAAGCCGCTACACTTTAAGGGAATTGAAAGAAGTGGAGAGCTTTTTACCCCTTAATGAAACGAATTTAGAAAGAGCCAAAGAGTTTTTAGTGTTTGTGGGTAATGAAAAAGTGGATGCAATGAGCGTTTTAGCTTTGGAAAATCTTAGGGTTTTATTGAGCGAGCATAACATTAAAAACGATTTGGCCAAATACGCCATGCCGGAGAGCTATAAAACGCATTTAGCGTATAGCATTAACGCTAGGAGCTTGCAAAATTTATTGACTTTAAGAAGCAGCAATAAAGCCCTAAAAGAAATGCAAGATTTAGCCAAAGCCTTATTTGACGCTTTACCTTGCGAGCATCAATATTTGTTTGAAGATTGTTTGAAGCACTAG
- a CDS encoding site-specific DNA-methyltransferase, with protein sequence MQNKEIYGEKSVKEKNLEVFNRYFPGCLSVENDNKLTLNVGRLKALLGDFSEIKEEGYGLDFVGKKIALNQAFKKNNKILKPLNESTSKHILIKGDNLDALKILKQSYSEKIKMIYIDPPYNTKNENFIYGDDFSQSNEEILKTLDYSKEKLDYIKNLFGSKCHSGWLSFMYPRLLLAKDLLKQDGVIFISIDDNEAAQLKLLCDEIFGEGNFVAEMPRLTKKAGKSTNQIAKNHDYVLCYQKNNINFKQIDIDENDYPLKDEFYNERGGYKLNQNLDYNSLQYNKKMDYEIVISNEKFYAGGLETYTERQKGNFGTIDWVWRWSKAKFDFGLANGFVEVKNNRIYTKTYTKAKISDSKPYKIEYFNRTKNISSIEFLDNKYSNDMSNKKLQSIFNVKNIFDYSKPVELISFLIDQTTEKGDIILDFFAGSGTTAHAVLESNKSDYQKLSEGGGHLMA encoded by the coding sequence ATGCAAAATAAAGAAATTTATGGAGAAAAAAGCGTTAAGGAAAAAAATTTAGAGGTTTTTAATCGTTATTTTCCCGGTTGCTTGAGTGTGGAAAATGATAACAAGCTCACGCTAAATGTGGGAAGATTAAAAGCGTTACTAGGGGATTTTAGCGAGATAAAAGAAGAGGGCTATGGGTTAGATTTTGTGGGTAAGAAAATCGCCTTAAATCAAGCTTTTAAGAAAAATAATAAGATTTTAAAGCCCTTAAACGAATCCACTAGCAAGCACATTCTCATCAAGGGCGATAATTTAGACGCTCTCAAAATCTTAAAACAAAGTTATAGCGAAAAAATCAAAATGATTTACATTGATCCGCCTTACAACACTAAAAATGAGAATTTTATCTATGGCGATGATTTTTCGCAATCCAACGAAGAAATTTTAAAAACATTGGATTATTCTAAAGAAAAGCTGGATTATATCAAGAATCTTTTTGGGTCAAAATGCCATAGCGGGTGGCTTAGTTTCATGTATCCTAGATTGTTGCTCGCTAAAGATTTGCTCAAACAAGACGGCGTGATTTTCATTTCTATTGACGATAACGAAGCCGCCCAACTCAAACTTTTATGCGATGAAATTTTTGGGGAGGGGAATTTTGTGGCTGAAATGCCAAGATTAACAAAGAAAGCAGGAAAATCCACTAATCAAATCGCTAAAAATCATGATTATGTTTTGTGTTATCAAAAGAATAATATCAATTTTAAACAGATTGATATTGATGAAAACGATTACCCTTTAAAAGATGAATTTTACAATGAAAGAGGTGGGTATAAATTAAATCAAAATTTGGATTACAATTCACTTCAATATAATAAAAAAATGGATTATGAAATTGTAATTAGTAATGAAAAGTTTTATGCTGGCGGATTGGAAACTTATACTGAAAGACAAAAAGGTAATTTTGGAACGATTGATTGGGTTTGGCGTTGGAGCAAAGCAAAATTTGACTTTGGATTGGCTAATGGTTTTGTAGAAGTTAAAAACAATAGAATTTATACAAAAACTTACACAAAGGCTAAAATATCTGATAGCAAGCCTTATAAAATAGAATATTTTAACCGCACTAAAAATATTTCAAGTATAGAATTTTTAGATAATAAATACTCTAATGATATGTCAAATAAAAAGTTGCAATCAATTTTTAATGTTAAGAATATTTTTGATTATTCTAAACCTGTTGAATTGATAAGTTTTCTCATAGATCAAACTACCGAAAAAGGCGACATCATCTTAGATTTTTTCGCCGGGAGCGGGACAACCGCGCATGCCGTGTTGGAGAGTAATAAGAGCGATTATCAAAAATTAAGTGAGGGGGGGGGTCATTTAATGGCTTGA
- a CDS encoding purine-nucleoside phosphorylase, whose amino-acid sequence MLLCAGRNETLKGAIPIGVGLIESAINLTRMCLKNPDTESLIFIGSAGSYSPEIELLSVFESVCGYQVEESFSHLNSYTPLDNFIQIETKEEALFKRVCVNSSNYIHTSEIFAKKMAQKGVLLENMEFFSVLSVARAFSLKAKGIFCVSNYVGLNVHKEFKENHAKVKQILEDTLKSL is encoded by the coding sequence ATGCTGCTTTGCGCTGGAAGGAATGAAACTTTAAAGGGAGCGATTCCTATTGGTGTGGGTTTGATAGAGAGCGCGATTAATTTAACGAGAATGTGCCTAAAAAACCCTGATACAGAAAGCCTTATTTTTATAGGGAGTGCGGGGAGTTATAGCCCAGAAATTGAGCTTTTAAGCGTGTTTGAAAGCGTTTGTGGCTATCAGGTTGAAGAGAGTTTTAGCCATTTAAACAGCTACACGCCTTTGGATAATTTCATTCAAATAGAAACCAAAGAGGAGGCTCTTTTTAAAAGGGTGTGCGTCAATAGCAGTAACTATATCCACACCAGCGAAATATTTGCTAAAAAAATGGCTCAAAAGGGCGTTTTATTAGAAAACATGGAGTTTTTTAGCGTCTTAAGCGTGGCTAGGGCGTTTTCTTTGAAGGCTAAAGGGATTTTTTGCGTGAGTAACTATGTAGGGCTTAATGTGCATAAGGAATTTAAAGAAAACCACGCTAAAGTCAAACAAATTTTAGAAGACACGCTCAAAAGCTTATAA
- a CDS encoding exodeoxyribonuclease III: MKLISWNVNGLRACMTKGFMDFFNSVDADVFCIQESKMQQDQNTFEFKGYFDFWNCAIKKGYSGVVTFTKKEPLSVSYGINIEEHDKEGRVVTCEFESFYLVNVYVPNSQQALSRLSYRMSWEVEFRKFLKALELKKPVIVCGDLNVAHNEIDLENPKTNRKNAGFSDEERGKFNELLNAGFIDTFRYFYPNKEKAYTWWSYMQQARDKNIGWRIDYFLCSNPLKTRLKDALIYKDILGSDHCPVGLELV; the protein is encoded by the coding sequence ATGAAATTGATTTCATGGAATGTGAACGGGTTAAGAGCTTGCATGACTAAGGGCTTTATGGATTTTTTCAATAGCGTTGATGCGGATGTTTTTTGCATTCAAGAATCTAAAATGCAACAAGATCAAAACACCTTTGAATTTAAAGGGTATTTTGATTTTTGGAATTGCGCGATTAAAAAGGGCTATTCTGGGGTGGTAACTTTCACTAAAAAAGAGCCTTTAAGCGTGAGCTATGGTATCAATATAGAAGAGCATGACAAAGAGGGGCGCGTGGTAACTTGCGAATTTGAGTCGTTTTATTTAGTGAATGTTTATGTCCCTAATTCCCAACAAGCCCTATCCAGGCTTAGTTATCGCATGAGTTGGGAAGTGGAATTTAGAAAATTTTTAAAAGCTTTAGAGTTAAAAAAACCTGTCATTGTGTGCGGGGATTTGAATGTGGCTCACAATGAAATTGATTTAGAAAACCCTAAAACAAACCGAAAAAATGCGGGCTTTAGCGATGAAGAGAGAGGGAAATTCAACGAGCTTTTGAACGCCGGTTTTATTGACACTTTCCGTTATTTTTACCCTAACAAAGAAAAGGCTTACACCTGGTGGAGTTACATGCAACAAGCAAGGGATAAAAACATTGGTTGGCGCATTGATTATTTTTTATGCTCTAATCCTTTAAAAACGCGCTTAAAAGACGCTTTAATCTATAAAGATATTTTAGGGAGCGATCATTGCCCGGTAGGGTTAGAATTGGTTTAA
- the dnaA gene encoding chromosomal replication initiator protein DnaA, producing the protein MDTNNNIEKEILALIKQKVSLIEYENCLSQLKYNPNASKSDIAFFYAPNMLLCNWITAKHGALLKEILSQNKVGMHLAHSVDVRIEVAPKIQISAQPNINYKAVKTSVKDSYTFENFVVGSCNNTVYEIAKKVAQSDTPPYNPVLFYGGTGLGKTHILNAIGNHALEKHKKVVLVTSEDFLTDFLKHLDNKTMDSFKKKYRHCDFFLLDDAQFLQGKPKLEEEFFHTFNELHANSKQIVLISDRSPKNIAGLEDRLKSRFEWGITAKVMPPDLETKLSIVKQKCQLNKITLPEEVMEYIAQHISDNIRQMEGAIIKISVNANLMNAPIDLNLAKTVLEDLQKDHAEGSSLENILIAVAQSLNLKSSEIKISSRQKNVALARKLVVYFARLYTPNPTLSLAQFLDLKDHSSISKMHSSVKKMLEEEKSPFILSLREEIKNRLNELNDKKTAFNSSE; encoded by the coding sequence ATGGATACCAACAACAATATTGAAAAAGAAATCTTGGCGCTAATCAAACAAAAAGTTAGCCTCATAGAGTATGAAAATTGCTTGAGCCAGCTCAAATACAACCCTAATGCGAGCAAGAGCGACATTGCCTTTTTTTATGCCCCTAACATGCTCTTATGCAATTGGATTACGGCTAAACACGGCGCGTTGCTTAAAGAAATTTTAAGTCAGAATAAAGTCGGCATGCATTTAGCCCATAGCGTGGATGTGCGTATTGAAGTAGCGCCTAAAATCCAAATTAGCGCTCAACCTAACATCAATTACAAAGCGGTAAAAACGAGCGTCAAAGACTCTTACACTTTTGAAAATTTCGTCGTAGGCTCATGCAATAACACCGTTTATGAAATCGCTAAAAAAGTCGCCCAAAGCGATACCCCCCCTTATAACCCGGTGCTTTTTTATGGCGGCACAGGGTTAGGCAAAACGCACATTTTAAACGCTATCGGTAACCATGCCCTAGAAAAGCATAAAAAAGTCGTGTTAGTCACTTCAGAAGATTTTTTGACAGACTTCCTGAAGCATTTAGACAACAAAACCATGGATTCTTTTAAAAAAAAATACCGCCATTGCGACTTTTTCTTGTTAGATGACGCCCAATTTTTGCAAGGAAAACCCAAGCTAGAAGAAGAATTTTTCCACACTTTTAACGAATTGCACGCCAACAGCAAACAAATCGTATTGATTTCAGACCGATCGCCTAAAAACATCGCCGGCTTAGAAGATCGCTTAAAATCGCGCTTTGAATGGGGGATAACCGCTAAAGTCATGCCCCCTGATTTAGAAACCAAACTTTCCATTGTCAAACAAAAATGCCAGCTCAATAAAATCACTTTGCCTGAAGAAGTGATGGAATACATCGCCCAACACATCAGCGACAATATCCGCCAAATGGAAGGCGCGATCATTAAAATCAGCGTGAATGCGAACTTAATGAACGCTCCCATTGATTTGAACCTCGCTAAAACCGTTTTAGAAGATTTGCAAAAAGATCATGCTGAAGGCTCAAGCTTAGAAAATATCTTGATCGCTGTCGCGCAAAGCCTAAATCTCAAATCCAGTGAAATCAAAATCTCTTCGCGCCAAAAAAATGTCGCTCTAGCGAGAAAATTAGTCGTGTATTTCGCCAGGCTTTATACCCCTAACCCCACGCTCTCGCTCGCTCAATTTTTGGATTTAAAGGATCATTCAAGCATTTCTAAAATGCATTCTAGCGTTAAAAAAATGCTTGAAGAAGAAAAAAGCCCCTTTATCTTAAGCCTTAGAGAAGAAATCAAAAACCGCCTGAACGAATTGAACGACAAAAAAACCGCTTTCAATTCAAGTGAATGA
- a CDS encoding DUF2443 domain-containing protein produces MFEKIRKILAEIEDSQNEIEMLLKLANLSLGDFIEIKRGSMDMPKGVNEAFFTQLSEEVERLKELINALNKIKKGLLVF; encoded by the coding sequence ATGTTTGAAAAAATACGCAAGATTTTAGCGGAGATTGAAGACTCGCAAAATGAAATTGAAATGCTTTTAAAATTAGCGAATTTGAGTTTGGGGGATTTTATTGAAATTAAAAGAGGGAGCATGGACATGCCAAAGGGCGTGAATGAAGCGTTTTTTACGCAATTAAGCGAAGAAGTGGAGCGATTGAAGGAGCTTATTAACGCTTTAAATAAGATCAAAAAAGGGTTATTGGTGTTTTAA
- the glmS gene encoding glutamine--fructose-6-phosphate transaminase (isomerizing) has product MCGIVGYIGDSEKKSILLEGLKELEYRGYDSAGLAVLSADRLEVFKTQGKLENLTLELKNKEFLDFGVSIAHTRWATHGKPSSANAHPHFTENLALVHNGIIENYAVLKKELEEKGHAFLSQTDTEVIAHLLEETLKSEIDLLKAFEKSISLLQGSYAVLMLHKRAKESLFYAKSSSPLIVGKGKEGVFFASSLSVLAPKVDQFVILEENSVGQISLENFKDLKNIENMKDYAFEDKDYSKGDFRNYLEKEIYEQHSSLLECLEGRLEALNVYCEIDPKFLENVSEITLCSCGSSYHASLASVYLFERLAKIRARAILASEYRYAHFKSNPNELFIAISQSGETADTLEALKLAKAQGLKTISLCNAPFSMMSRISDRTLLIRAGVERSVASTKAFSSQVMLLWLLSVYIGKQLGTISKEEERIQAKNMLNSVNAMKVEPKLHEKIKRLSKRYLHGHGFFYIGRDVFYPLALEGALKLKEISYLHAEGYASAEMKHGPIALVDSNLFTIALLSKHLLFDKTKSNIEELSARDSTICVLSSEILEIADDFIQLEESESYMEEFFRMNLAMQLLALEIAMRLNHDVDHPRNLAKSVTVE; this is encoded by the coding sequence ATGTGCGGGATTGTAGGTTATATAGGGGATAGCGAGAAAAAATCCATTCTTTTAGAGGGTTTAAAGGAATTAGAATACAGAGGCTATGACAGCGCTGGTTTAGCCGTATTGAGCGCTGATCGTTTGGAAGTGTTTAAAACTCAAGGGAAATTAGAAAACCTTACGCTAGAGCTTAAAAATAAAGAGTTTTTGGATTTTGGCGTGAGTATCGCTCACACCAGATGGGCCACGCATGGCAAGCCAAGCAGCGCAAACGCCCACCCGCATTTCACAGAAAATTTAGCCTTAGTGCATAATGGCATCATTGAAAATTACGCCGTTTTGAAAAAGGAACTAGAAGAAAAGGGGCATGCGTTTTTAAGCCAAACGGACACGGAAGTGATTGCACATTTATTAGAAGAAACGCTTAAAAGCGAGATCGATTTATTGAAAGCCTTTGAAAAAAGCATCAGCCTTTTACAAGGGAGTTATGCGGTTTTAATGCTCCATAAAAGGGCTAAAGAGAGCCTCTTTTACGCTAAATCTTCTTCGCCTTTAATCGTGGGTAAGGGCAAAGAAGGGGTGTTTTTTGCGTCAAGTTTGAGCGTGTTAGCCCCTAAAGTGGATCAATTTGTCATTTTAGAAGAAAACAGCGTGGGGCAGATTTCTTTAGAAAATTTTAAAGATTTAAAAAATATTGAAAACATGAAAGACTACGCTTTTGAGGATAAAGATTATTCTAAAGGGGATTTTAGGAATTATTTAGAAAAAGAGATTTATGAACAACATAGCAGTTTGTTAGAGTGTTTAGAGGGGCGCTTGGAAGCTTTGAATGTGTATTGCGAGATCGATCCTAAATTTTTAGAAAATGTGAGCGAGATCACGCTGTGTTCTTGCGGGAGCAGTTACCATGCGAGTTTGGCGAGCGTGTATTTGTTTGAAAGATTGGCCAAAATAAGAGCGAGGGCCATTTTAGCGAGCGAATACCGCTACGCTCATTTTAAAAGCAACCCTAATGAGCTTTTTATAGCGATTTCTCAAAGCGGTGAAACCGCTGACACTTTAGAGGCGTTAAAATTAGCCAAAGCCCAAGGGCTTAAAACCATTAGCTTGTGTAACGCTCCTTTTAGCATGATGAGCCGCATTAGCGATCGCACGCTTTTGATTAGAGCGGGGGTGGAAAGAAGCGTGGCATCCACTAAGGCGTTTTCTTCGCAAGTGATGCTTTTATGGCTTTTGAGCGTGTATATAGGCAAACAGCTAGGGACAATCTCTAAAGAAGAAGAAAGAATCCAGGCTAAAAACATGCTAAATAGCGTGAATGCGATGAAAGTAGAGCCTAAATTGCATGAAAAGATCAAGCGCTTATCCAAACGCTACTTGCATGGGCATGGCTTTTTTTATATCGGGCGCGATGTGTTTTACCCGCTCGCTTTAGAAGGAGCGTTAAAACTTAAAGAGATCAGCTACTTGCATGCTGAGGGGTATGCGAGCGCGGAGATGAAGCATGGGCCTATTGCGTTAGTGGATTCCAACCTTTTTACCATTGCTTTATTGTCTAAGCATCTGTTGTTTGATAAAACCAAAAGCAATATTGAAGAATTGAGCGCTAGGGATTCTACGATTTGCGTGTTAAGCTCTGAAATTTTAGAGATCGCTGATGATTTTATCCAGTTAGAAGAGAGCGAAAGCTACATGGAGGAATTTTTCCGCATGAATTTAGCGATGCAACTTTTAGCCCTAGAAATCGCTATGCGTTTAAATCACGATGTGGATCACCCAAGAAACTTAGCTAAAAGCGTTACCGTGGAATAA
- a CDS encoding outer membrane protein: MKFFSKDLFKKVTPLFLSVYFLNPTIMQAKSRFYVASQYQVGKMIMKKYNDLKRTIEGASFSLGWEINPTNYWFYSRYYFFMDYGNVILNKRTGAQANMFTYGFGGDLIVEYNKNPLYVFSLFYGMQVAENTWTISKHSANFIIDDWRSIQGFSLKTSNFRMLGLVGFKFQTVLFHHDASIEVGIKWPFAFEYNSAFVRLFSVFISHTFYL; this comes from the coding sequence TTGAAATTTTTTTCAAAGGATTTATTTAAAAAAGTAACCCCCTTATTTTTAAGCGTTTATTTTTTAAACCCTACCATTATGCAAGCTAAAAGCCGTTTTTATGTGGCTTCTCAATATCAGGTAGGGAAAATGATCATGAAAAAATACAACGATCTTAAACGCACGATTGAAGGGGCAAGCTTTTCTTTAGGCTGGGAGATTAACCCCACCAATTACTGGTTTTATTCTCGCTATTACTTTTTTATGGATTATGGGAATGTCATACTCAATAAAAGAACAGGCGCTCAAGCGAACATGTTCACCTATGGCTTTGGGGGGGATTTGATCGTGGAATACAATAAGAACCCCTTGTATGTTTTTTCCCTTTTTTATGGCATGCAAGTTGCCGAAAACACATGGACGATTTCCAAACACAGCGCGAATTTCATCATTGACGATTGGCGTAGCATTCAAGGGTTTTCGCTCAAAACTTCCAATTTCAGGATGTTGGGTTTAGTGGGGTTTAAATTCCAAACCGTGCTATTCCACCATGACGCTAGTATTGAAGTGGGGATCAAATGGCCTTTTGCTTTTGAATACAACTCAGCCTTTGTAAGGCTTTTTTCTGTCTTTATTTCGCACACTTTCTATCTTTAA
- a CDS encoding restriction endonuclease subunit S, whose amino-acid sequence MNTLTAFYDLPKEWEVVRLLDITHIFDGTHQTPQYTHHGVAFFSVENIANNKPNKFISQQDYLIATSKNKPEYNDILLTRIGAIGISKVVSWTYPFSIYVTLAVIKQSKYFNSYYLHYFIQSSFFQKELKDNSLLQAIPCKINMDKLKKCKVILPPLNEQIAIANILSALDRYLYALDALILKKEGVKKALSFELLSQRKRLKGFNQAWQRVRLGDIANYLTSNLSVEQITQQGKIKVYDVNNFIGYTDTTFISDKPYISIVKDGSVGRVRILPPKTNILSTMGALIANHRTTTEFLFYLLSNFDFKNFTSGSIIPHIYFKDYKEKTIFLPPLNEQIAIANILSALDNEITSLKNKKRQFENIKKALNHDLMSAKIRVLKK is encoded by the coding sequence GTGAACACATTAACAGCATTCTATGATTTACCTAAAGAGTGGGAAGTGGTTAGGCTTTTAGATATAACTCACATCTTTGATGGCACACATCAAACTCCACAATACACACATCATGGTGTTGCTTTTTTTAGTGTAGAAAATATCGCAAATAATAAGCCTAACAAATTTATATCACAACAAGATTATTTGATAGCTACTAGCAAAAACAAACCTGAATATAATGATATTTTATTAACACGAATAGGGGCTATTGGAATTTCAAAAGTTGTCAGCTGGACTTACCCTTTTAGTATCTATGTAACTCTAGCAGTGATTAAGCAGTCAAAATATTTTAATTCTTACTATTTGCATTATTTTATTCAATCAAGTTTTTTTCAAAAGGAATTAAAAGATAATTCTTTATTACAAGCTATTCCTTGTAAAATTAACATGGATAAATTAAAAAAATGCAAAGTTATCCTACCCCCTCTAAACGAACAAATCGCTATCGCTAACATTTTAAGCGCTTTGGATCGTTATCTTTATGCATTAGACGCTCTCATTCTTAAAAAAGAGGGCGTTAAAAAAGCTTTAAGTTTTGAACTATTGAGCCAAAGAAAACGCTTGAAAGGCTTTAATCAAGCTTGGCAAAGAGTGAGGCTTGGGGATATTGCCAACTATTTAACATCAAATTTAAGTGTAGAACAAATCACGCAACAAGGAAAAATTAAAGTCTATGATGTGAATAATTTCATAGGCTATACAGATACAACTTTCATTAGTGATAAGCCTTATATTTCTATTGTCAAAGATGGAAGTGTAGGCAGAGTAAGGATTTTGCCACCTAAAACAAATATTTTATCTACTATGGGAGCGTTAATTGCTAATCATAGAACAACAACAGAGTTTTTATTTTATTTGTTATCTAATTTTGATTTTAAAAATTTCACAAGCGGTAGCATAATACCGCATATTTATTTCAAAGATTATAAAGAAAAGACTATTTTTTTACCCCCCCTAAACGAACAAATCGCTATCGCTAACATTTTAAGCGCTTTGGATAATGAGATCACCAGCCTTAAAAACAAAAAACGCCAATTTGAAAACATCAAAAAAGCTTTAAACCACGATTTAATGAGCGCTAAAATCAGGGTTTTAAAAAAATAA